In Thermococcus sp., a single window of DNA contains:
- a CDS encoding tetratricopeptide repeat protein translates to MVSVEAVKERIKIGDFKGALERARSIVDPLQRILALSLVITEFPREEVLSEMLESLEEVSGTYEKAIAYSFVGRAFYLLNREEGGSFYFEKAVFFAKSLSSPMLRGEALAGIARNLVLADRYSDAYILFAEAVDEIQRSRGLSSRALETLRRVARIIEKSADEIPNEKALVFYKLARDIYDSLFFKLQAKHLAEKIALIESVLKHGRPVVAELIEKGDIERAIEVMRFLPLEERAVEMLHLSYWLFLHERPYLARKVFNEALDLILIGKFRPMDGEIFSIAMRLLKIGHLEEPLILAGVVKDVGLTSELLGEIALAYARRGDSAKARSIAEGIKDESVKRRVLKAVEGDEDVGHEQGLPLTRGGEGDRALSEDD, encoded by the coding sequence GTGGTTTCTGTGGAGGCAGTAAAGGAGAGGATAAAAATCGGCGACTTCAAGGGGGCCCTTGAAAGGGCGCGTTCAATTGTGGACCCCCTACAAAGGATTCTCGCACTAAGCTTGGTCATAACTGAGTTTCCAAGGGAGGAAGTCCTATCTGAAATGCTTGAATCACTTGAGGAAGTCTCTGGGACGTATGAGAAGGCAATCGCTTATTCTTTCGTTGGCAGGGCGTTTTACCTACTAAACCGTGAGGAAGGGGGTTCTTTCTACTTCGAAAAGGCCGTTTTCTTTGCAAAATCACTCTCATCGCCAATGCTGAGGGGAGAGGCCCTTGCTGGAATAGCCAGGAACCTCGTTTTGGCCGACAGATACAGTGATGCTTACATCCTTTTTGCCGAGGCGGTTGATGAAATACAGCGTTCGAGGGGGCTTTCCTCACGGGCCCTCGAAACCCTCAGGAGGGTTGCAAGGATTATCGAAAAGAGCGCCGACGAGATTCCAAACGAGAAGGCTCTGGTATTCTACAAACTGGCAAGGGACATCTACGATTCCCTTTTCTTCAAACTTCAGGCGAAGCATCTGGCGGAGAAGATAGCCCTAATAGAAAGCGTTCTCAAACACGGCCGGCCTGTGGTTGCTGAGCTGATAGAAAAAGGAGACATTGAGAGGGCAATAGAAGTGATGCGCTTCCTTCCCCTCGAGGAGAGGGCCGTTGAGATGCTCCACCTCAGTTACTGGCTCTTCCTCCACGAGAGACCATACCTTGCGAGAAAGGTCTTCAACGAAGCCCTTGACCTAATCCTCATAGGCAAATTCCGACCGATGGATGGGGAGATTTTCTCGATAGCGATGAGACTGCTCAAGATTGGTCATCTTGAAGAGCCCTTAATCCTGGCCGGCGTGGTTAAGGACGTTGGCCTTACATCGGAACTGCTTGGAGAAATTGCACTCGCCTACGCAAGGCGGGGTGATTCTGCCAAAGCCCGCTCGATAGCGGAAGGTATAAAGGACGAAAGCGTTAAGAGACGGGTTTTAAAGGCAGTAGAAGGTGATGAAGATGTGGGACACGAGCAAGGATTACCGCTTACTCGTGGCGGAGAAGGCGATAGAGCTCTTTCTGAAGACGATTGA